A stretch of the Raphanus sativus cultivar WK10039 unplaced genomic scaffold, ASM80110v3 Scaffold0464, whole genome shotgun sequence genome encodes the following:
- the LOC108836833 gene encoding uncharacterized protein LOC108836833 isoform X1 has protein sequence MVRELAGKKKTNGETETSETSAGFKEGVRVQILDWFESEDVVVGEGEFCSDEPMYKIGRVPIGPNAVAVIVKSALISEAFLWRPTTDVLSLGDAVGCKVAWPINKVVLDRNPVASQDVLMQHKEGETRRCKIYDWTSEEEEVIAEGFLCSSNSKEMVNNIPLGPNAVSIEVVKVFKDNAHLWRPTAEMFLIGDAINEKIAWPLLKFEIMASITTAATPAKPAATKTASPTKPAKKKAMSPGSTSTTKIAKQKCILFDCSNTGRKVGEGRVASTDPKELCHFVPLGPNASKVWVEVAKIGDAKVWRPNSEIEYISDAIGSVVAWPNDKLKLV, from the exons ATGGTCCGAGAGTTAGCTGGAAAGAAG AAAACTAATGGTGAGACTGAAACATCtgagacaagtgctggattcaaAGAAGGAGTCAGAGTACAAATACTGGATTGGTTTGAGTCAGAAGATGTAGTTGTTGGTGAAGGAGAATTTTGCTCTGATGAACCGATGTACAAAATTGGTCGTGTGCCTATTGGTCCTAATGCAGTGGCTGTTATTGTTAAGTCTGCATTAATCTCTGAAGCTTTTCTCTGGAGGCCTACGACAGATGTATTATCTCTTGGGGACGCAGTGGGATGCAAAGTAGCTTGGCCAATAAATAAAGTGGTTTTGGACAGGAATCCAGTAGCGTCTCAAGATGTATTGATG CAACACAAGgaaggcgaaactcgaagatgCAAAATCTATGACTGGacttcagaagaagaagaggttatTGCTGAAGGTTTCCTGTGCTCATCTAATTCCAAAGAGATGGTTAACAATATACCTCTGGGTCCAAATGCGGTGAGCATTGAAGTGGTGAAGGTGTTTAAAGATAATGCTCATTTGTGGAGGCCAACTGCGGAGATGTTTTTGATTGGTGATGCAATTAACGAGAAAATCGCATGGCCACTCCTCAAGTTTGAAATCATGGCTTCGATCACTACAGCTGCAACACCTGCAAAACCTGCAGCCACGAAAACAGCATCACCTACCAAACCAGCAAAGAAAAAAGCAATG AGTCCAGGCAGCACTAGTACCACAAAAATTGCAAAGCAGAAGTGTATTCTCTTCGACTGCAGCAACACCGGACGTAAGGTAGGTGAAGGAAGAGTGGCTTCAACTGATCCGAAAGAGCTGTGTCACTTTGTGCCCCTGGGTCCAAATGCAAGCAAGGTGTGGGTTGAAGTGGCTAAGATTGGTGATGCAAAGGTGTGGAGGCCAAATTCAGAGATTGAATATATCTCTGATGCAATAGGTTCGGTTGTGGCATGGCCAAATGATAAACTGAAGTTGGTGTGA
- the LOC108836833 gene encoding uncharacterized protein LOC108836833 isoform X2, whose protein sequence is MKTNGETETSETSAGFKEGVRVQILDWFESEDVVVGEGEFCSDEPMYKIGRVPIGPNAVAVIVKSALISEAFLWRPTTDVLSLGDAVGCKVAWPINKVVLDRNPVASQDVLMQHKEGETRRCKIYDWTSEEEEVIAEGFLCSSNSKEMVNNIPLGPNAVSIEVVKVFKDNAHLWRPTAEMFLIGDAINEKIAWPLLKFEIMASITTAATPAKPAATKTASPTKPAKKKAMSPGSTSTTKIAKQKCILFDCSNTGRKVGEGRVASTDPKELCHFVPLGPNASKVWVEVAKIGDAKVWRPNSEIEYISDAIGSVVAWPNDKLKLV, encoded by the exons ATG AAAACTAATGGTGAGACTGAAACATCtgagacaagtgctggattcaaAGAAGGAGTCAGAGTACAAATACTGGATTGGTTTGAGTCAGAAGATGTAGTTGTTGGTGAAGGAGAATTTTGCTCTGATGAACCGATGTACAAAATTGGTCGTGTGCCTATTGGTCCTAATGCAGTGGCTGTTATTGTTAAGTCTGCATTAATCTCTGAAGCTTTTCTCTGGAGGCCTACGACAGATGTATTATCTCTTGGGGACGCAGTGGGATGCAAAGTAGCTTGGCCAATAAATAAAGTGGTTTTGGACAGGAATCCAGTAGCGTCTCAAGATGTATTGATG CAACACAAGgaaggcgaaactcgaagatgCAAAATCTATGACTGGacttcagaagaagaagaggttatTGCTGAAGGTTTCCTGTGCTCATCTAATTCCAAAGAGATGGTTAACAATATACCTCTGGGTCCAAATGCGGTGAGCATTGAAGTGGTGAAGGTGTTTAAAGATAATGCTCATTTGTGGAGGCCAACTGCGGAGATGTTTTTGATTGGTGATGCAATTAACGAGAAAATCGCATGGCCACTCCTCAAGTTTGAAATCATGGCTTCGATCACTACAGCTGCAACACCTGCAAAACCTGCAGCCACGAAAACAGCATCACCTACCAAACCAGCAAAGAAAAAAGCAATG AGTCCAGGCAGCACTAGTACCACAAAAATTGCAAAGCAGAAGTGTATTCTCTTCGACTGCAGCAACACCGGACGTAAGGTAGGTGAAGGAAGAGTGGCTTCAACTGATCCGAAAGAGCTGTGTCACTTTGTGCCCCTGGGTCCAAATGCAAGCAAGGTGTGGGTTGAAGTGGCTAAGATTGGTGATGCAAAGGTGTGGAGGCCAAATTCAGAGATTGAATATATCTCTGATGCAATAGGTTCGGTTGTGGCATGGCCAAATGATAAACTGAAGTTGGTGTGA